The following are encoded together in the bacterium genome:
- a CDS encoding SRPBCC family protein, whose product MTDRSCRLCGWIAGLSEVRTGVPVEIEAPVDQVWAEVTHFAAHTEWMEDAHAIRFGTDQREGPGTVLLIDTRVGPFRTTDRFEITEIEPMLSVAGRHTGLFRGEGRFELSSPSPGRTSLVWRERIRFPWLFGGPAAALVGRVVLRRVWSRNLATLKRRIEG is encoded by the coding sequence TTGACGGACCGGTCCTGCCGCCTGTGCGGATGGATAGCCGGGTTGTCGGAGGTCCGGACCGGAGTCCCGGTGGAGATCGAGGCGCCGGTGGATCAGGTCTGGGCCGAGGTGACCCACTTCGCCGCCCACACCGAATGGATGGAGGACGCCCATGCCATCCGCTTCGGGACCGACCAGCGGGAGGGACCCGGCACGGTGTTGCTGATCGATACCCGGGTCGGGCCGTTCCGCACCACCGACCGTTTCGAGATCACCGAGATCGAACCCATGCTCTCGGTGGCCGGCCGGCACACCGGCCTCTTCCGGGGCGAGGGCCGCTTCGAACTCTCCTCGCCGAGTCCCGGACGGACCTCGCTGGTGTGGCGCGAGCGGATCCGGTTCCCGTGGCTGTTCGGAGGCCCGGCGGCAGCCCTGGTGGGCCGGGTGGTGCTGAGACGTGTCTGGTCCAGGAACCTGGCCACCCTCAAACGAAGGATCGAGGGTTGA